One genomic window of Chitinophagaceae bacterium includes the following:
- a CDS encoding pyruvate dehydrogenase complex E1 component subunit beta — MEVRKIPFRQALREAMVEEMRLDDRVFLMGEEVAEYNGAYKVSQGMLDEFGPKRVIDTPIAELGFTGIGVGAAMNGTRPVIEFMTWNFAVLAFDQIVNSAAKMLSMSAGQFNIPIVFRGPSAAAGQLGAQHSQSFENWMANVPGLKVVSVSNPYDAKGLLKSAIRDNDPVCFFESEVMYGDVGEVPEEEYLIPIGKADVKREGTDVTIISYNKMMKVAFAAADELAKEGVSAEVIDLRTIRPLDIPTIITSVKKTNRLVILEEAWPYGSVTSEVTFQVQKHAFDYLDAPIKRVTTLDTSIAYAPTLVQAFMPNPEKVIKAVKETMYQN; from the coding sequence ATGGAAGTAAGAAAGATACCCTTTCGCCAGGCACTTCGCGAAGCCATGGTAGAAGAAATGAGGTTAGACGATCGCGTGTTTTTGATGGGTGAAGAAGTGGCTGAATACAATGGCGCTTACAAGGTTAGCCAGGGCATGCTTGATGAATTCGGACCAAAACGCGTGATTGATACACCGATCGCTGAGCTTGGATTTACAGGTATTGGAGTAGGAGCAGCTATGAATGGCACCCGTCCGGTGATTGAATTTATGACCTGGAATTTTGCTGTGCTTGCGTTTGATCAGATCGTGAATTCTGCGGCAAAGATGCTGTCTATGTCAGCCGGCCAGTTTAACATCCCGATTGTATTTCGAGGTCCTTCTGCAGCAGCCGGACAATTGGGTGCGCAACATTCGCAGAGTTTTGAAAACTGGATGGCGAATGTCCCGGGATTGAAAGTGGTTTCCGTTTCTAATCCGTATGATGCTAAAGGACTATTAAAAAGTGCGATCCGCGATAATGATCCGGTTTGCTTTTTTGAATCAGAAGTGATGTATGGCGACGTTGGCGAAGTGCCGGAAGAAGAATACCTGATTCCGATTGGTAAAGCGGATGTTAAACGAGAAGGAACTGATGTCACCATCATTTCCTATAACAAGATGATGAAGGTTGCTTTTGCAGCAGCCGATGAATTAGCAAAGGAGGGAGTTTCCGCTGAAGTAATTGACCTGAGAACAATTCGTCCATTGGATATTCCAACCATCATTACTTCCGTCAAAAAAACTAATCGCCTGGTGATTCTTGAAGAAGCCTGGCCGTATGGTTCGGTAACTTCCGAAGTAACTTTCCAGGTACAGAAACATGCCTTCGATTACCTGGATGCACCAATTAAAAGAGTAACAACGCTTGATACTTCTATTGCTTATGCACCCACACTCGTACAGGCATTCATGCCGAATCCGGAGAAAGTGATAAAGGCGGTGAAGGAAACGATGTATCAGAATTGA
- a CDS encoding tetratricopeptide repeat protein yields MKQQGNQQQKSTLKQAADLSMLHSSRFHIGAICCIALLLYFPSLSYQLIYYDDATLIENMRVFIAGHHSFFEIFSISVFGSAKGGPDFYYRPMLTLSLYLNELAGGNSLTGFHLTNILLHASSAVLLYMFLGKLKFDKQLSFISALFFIVHPAMVQAVAWIPGRNDSLVATFSLASLLMLVDYFEKRKMHFLIFHLLFFFIALLSKESAVFLPVLFVIAWKIFGTDKASKANTLAVKIYSIGIITISWVVLIAVFLLIRKAVLGSPVGLPQSFTIVNFVKNIPALIQYTGKMLLPFGLSTFPILKNTSFLFGIVTIALVSYFLYASKNLRHNYLLLAVCWWLLFLLPAILRTSDEYESVFLEHRLYFPLIGFLLLWLETDLLKKFNWSSVKSKIIAGAIVLLFSALTFINSKNYKDEFSYWSRAVSTSPDASFAHRSLGTSYFTSGKTAEAEKEYLLAMQLNPALKEVRNNLGRIYLNNGSIEKAATLFNEELEINPESAVTYYNLALLQLNQKKLQEAENLIRKSLSFDPEYLDAQNDLCVILAMQKRYEEAIQMCIQILEKHPDYASARQNLLLIFKSWADPEKTSYYKKVLQQKGIAI; encoded by the coding sequence ATGAAACAGCAAGGAAATCAACAGCAAAAGTCAACGTTAAAACAAGCTGCTGATCTTTCAATGTTACACAGCAGCCGTTTTCACATTGGTGCAATTTGTTGCATCGCTTTGTTGCTCTATTTTCCTTCTCTTTCCTATCAGCTTATCTATTATGATGATGCAACACTGATTGAGAATATGCGAGTGTTCATCGCAGGACATCATTCCTTTTTTGAAATATTTTCCATAAGTGTTTTTGGTTCAGCTAAAGGAGGTCCTGATTTTTATTACAGGCCTATGCTTACATTATCACTTTATCTGAACGAATTAGCAGGTGGCAATTCATTAACAGGTTTTCATTTAACAAATATCCTGCTGCACGCAAGTTCTGCTGTTCTGTTGTATATGTTTTTAGGGAAGTTGAAATTTGACAAGCAACTTTCGTTTATCAGCGCTCTTTTTTTTATTGTTCATCCTGCAATGGTGCAAGCCGTCGCATGGATTCCCGGCAGAAATGATTCGTTGGTGGCCACATTTTCTCTTGCCTCCTTATTAATGCTGGTTGATTATTTCGAAAAGCGAAAAATGCATTTTCTGATTTTTCATTTGTTGTTCTTTTTTATCGCCTTACTTTCAAAAGAAAGCGCTGTGTTTTTACCAGTACTTTTTGTGATCGCCTGGAAAATATTTGGTACAGATAAAGCAAGCAAGGCAAATACATTGGCAGTTAAAATTTATTCAATTGGTATTATTACTATCTCATGGGTAGTGTTGATCGCAGTATTTCTTCTTATTCGCAAAGCTGTTTTAGGTTCACCTGTCGGTTTGCCACAGAGTTTCACGATAGTAAATTTTGTTAAAAACATTCCGGCGTTAATACAATACACCGGAAAAATGTTGCTGCCTTTTGGCCTTTCCACTTTTCCGATTTTAAAAAACACCTCTTTCCTATTCGGAATCGTAACCATTGCGTTGGTAAGTTATTTTCTTTATGCCTCAAAAAACCTCCGGCACAATTACCTGTTGCTGGCCGTGTGTTGGTGGTTGCTTTTCCTGCTTCCTGCAATATTGCGTACCTCAGATGAATACGAATCCGTTTTTCTTGAACACCGGCTTTATTTTCCATTGATAGGATTCTTGCTTTTGTGGCTTGAGACAGATCTGCTGAAAAAATTCAATTGGTCTTCAGTCAAATCAAAAATCATTGCCGGAGCAATCGTGTTATTGTTTTCTGCTCTTACTTTTATCAACTCTAAAAATTACAAAGACGAGTTCAGTTATTGGTCACGTGCAGTTTCAACATCACCCGACGCCTCATTTGCACACAGATCACTGGGCACCAGTTATTTCACTTCAGGGAAAACTGCAGAAGCTGAAAAAGAATACCTGCTGGCTATGCAACTCAATCCTGCTTTGAAAGAAGTCCGCAATAACCTCGGACGTATTTACCTTAACAACGGTAGCATTGAAAAAGCAGCAACATTATTTAATGAAGAATTGGAGATCAATCCTGAAAGCGCAGTCACTTACTACAATCTTGCATTGCTGCAACTAAATCAAAAGAAATTACAGGAAGCAGAAAATCTTATCAGGAAGTCACTGTCATTTGATCCTGAATACCTGGACGCGCAGAATGATCTTTGCGTAATATTAGCGATGCAAAAAAGATACGAGGAAGCAATACAGATGTGCATTCAGATTTTAGAAAAACATCCTGATTATGCAAGCGCCAGGCAAAATTTACTGTTGATTTTTAAGAGTTGGGCTGATCCGGAAAAGACAAGTTATTACAAAAAAGTCTTGCAGCAGAAAGGAATTGCAATATAG
- a CDS encoding RluA family pseudouridine synthase — protein MNTETSDEIIIQGEEEDSLYEHFRITVDKGQTPLRIDKFLFNRIEAISRSKIQHAADEGMILVNGISVKSNYKVKPLDLITVMLPEPKMEHDLLPENIPLNIVFEDSDVVIINKPPGLVVHPGVGNYTGTMVNALIYHFQQLPVSPGEKNKDRPGLVHRIDKNTSGILVVAKNEFAMNFLARQFADHSLKRTYQALVWGDFKEEEGTITGNVGRSLKNRKMMDVFPEADYGKEAITHYKVLERLGYVTLIECRLETGRTHQIRVHMKYAGHPVFNDETYGGNRIVKGTVYTKYKQFVENCFEMIPRHALHAKSLGFVHPTSRQDVFFDSELPDDFRNVLEKWRKYVKIKGW, from the coding sequence TTGAATACCGAGACATCCGATGAAATCATCATTCAGGGTGAAGAAGAGGATAGTCTTTACGAACATTTTCGCATAACGGTTGACAAAGGTCAGACTCCTTTGCGTATTGATAAATTTCTATTCAACCGTATCGAAGCAATCAGCCGTAGCAAAATTCAGCATGCCGCCGATGAAGGCATGATTCTGGTCAATGGCATTTCTGTAAAATCTAATTACAAAGTAAAGCCGCTTGATCTTATCACGGTCATGTTGCCTGAACCGAAGATGGAGCATGATCTGTTGCCTGAAAATATTCCATTGAATATTGTTTTTGAAGACAGTGATGTGGTAATAATTAATAAACCTCCGGGACTTGTGGTGCATCCGGGAGTGGGAAATTATACCGGCACAATGGTAAATGCTTTGATCTACCACTTTCAACAATTGCCTGTTTCACCGGGAGAAAAAAATAAAGACCGGCCAGGATTAGTGCATCGGATTGATAAAAATACCAGTGGCATATTGGTAGTGGCGAAAAATGAATTCGCCATGAATTTTTTGGCCAGGCAATTTGCCGATCACTCCCTCAAGCGAACATACCAGGCACTTGTCTGGGGCGACTTCAAAGAAGAAGAAGGAACTATTACCGGTAACGTAGGACGAAGTTTGAAGAACCGTAAAATGATGGACGTTTTTCCGGAGGCAGATTATGGAAAGGAAGCGATCACACATTATAAAGTATTGGAGCGATTAGGTTACGTGACCTTGATTGAATGCAGGTTGGAAACCGGACGCACACACCAGATTCGTGTTCACATGAAATATGCAGGTCATCCTGTTTTTAACGATGAAACGTATGGAGGAAACAGGATTGTGAAAGGAACTGTATATACTAAATACAAGCAGTTTGTAGAAAATTGTTTTGAAATGATACCCCGTCATGCATTGCATGCAAAGTCACTGGGTTTTGTGCATCCCACTTCACGACAGGATGTTTTCTTCGATTCGGAATTGCCGGATGATTTCAGGAATGTATTGGAGAAATGGAGAAAATATGTGAAGATAAAAGGCTGGTAA